A window of Massilia sp. NR 4-1 genomic DNA:
GCGCGTGTTCTCCACCACCGTGGCGGCCTTGCGCGCGCACCAGGTGGAGTTGGACACGTGGTCCTCGCTATTGCCTTTGGACGGAATGCTGTCCACGCTGCCCGGCATGCACAGGGTGCGGTTTTCCATCACCAGTGAGCTGAGCGAGCATTGCACCACGGGATAGCCGGTATTCACGCCGCGCACGCCGCTCATCAGATTGCGCGGCAAGCCCCAGGACAGGGTCGGATCGATCAGGCGCGCCACGCGGCGCTCGCAGATGCTGCCCAGGTCCGTCACCGCCATCGCCAGCAAGTCCATGGCCTGCGCCAGGTACTGGCCATGGAAATTGCCGCCCGAGATGATCTCGAAGCCGCCGCCGTCCTTGCCGAAGATGAGCGGATTGTCGGTGGCGGAGTTGATCTCCTTGTCCACGATATTGTCGATATAGTCCAGCGCATCGAATACCGGGCCATAGACCTGGGGCGCGCAGCGCAGCGAATACACGTCCTGGATGCGCGCGGTGTAGGGAATGTCGGTACGGCGCAATTCATCGGGCAGCTGCACCGAGCGCGCCTCGTGCGTGGTGCGGGTCGAGCCCTTCAACAGCTTGCGTACGATGGCGGCGGTCTTGATCTGGCCCGCATGCGGACGGGCTTTCTGGATGCGTGGATCGAAGGCCGCCATCTCGGCACGCATCGCTTCCAGCGTCAGGCCCAGCGACAGGCAGGCGTCGCTGAGCAGGGTGCGCGCATCGTGGGCTGCCAGCACGGCCACGGCCAGCGAGGCGGTGCAGCCATTGATCAGGGCCGAGGCATCCTTGGCCTTGAGGTCGAACTTGACGGGATCGATACCGGCTTTGGCGATGGCTTCCGGCGCGGACATGCGGCGGCCGTCATACATCACTTCCGCCTCGTCGAAACCGGCAATGGCGGCGGCCAGATAGGACAACGGCGCCAGGTCGCCCGATGCGCCCACCGAACCTTTCTGCGGCATGACGGGGTGGATGCGCGCATTGATGAAAGCCAGCAGACGGTCCACCACCGCCACGCGCGGCGCGGAATAATTGCTGGCGAAGGCATTGGCGCGCAGCAGCATGGTGGCGCGGCTGACCTCTTCCGAAAACGGCTCGCCCATGCCGGCGCTATGCGCCTTGATCAGCTGCGTCTGAAACAGCTCGATATGCTCGACCTTGACGCGCGTATCCTTCAGCAGGCCGACGCCGGTATTGAAGCTGTACATCATGGGCGCTTCGTCATGCATCCAGGTCGATTCGATATAGTCTCGGCTTTCTTTCAGCGCGGCGCGCGAGGAGGCGGCCAGTTCCACCCGCGCATGCGGCGCGCGGGCCACGGCCAGCACCTGTTCGGCGCTCAGATTGAAGCCGTCGATGATTACCTTTTCCATTTGTTCTTCCTGTTCTCAGTTGGCGCCGGACTCGAACCAGTCGCCAATCAGTTTGCGTTCGCCATCGGTCATCTGGGTCAGATTCGCCAACGGCATGTCCTTGCTCTGCACCACGCGCTGATACACCTTGGCGGCGTGCTGGCGCGTCAGTTCCGGTGTTTGCAGCATCAAGCCGCTCGGCGGCGATGCAAACCCGGCCTGCGTCGGCTGGGCCGAGTGGCAGGAGGCGCAGCGCTGCTGGATCACTTCCTGCACCTTGGCGATGCCGGGATGACTGGCCGCGGCGGCCGACGCAACGCCAGCTGCCGCAAGGGCTGTGCCGTCCGCCCCGGCGTGGACATCGGCATGGGTATCGGCGCGCGCATCGCCGGTGGCGCCAGCGGACGGCGCGGCGGCCACCGCCGGCTTGCGCGGCGCGGGAGCAATCGCAATCGCCACCGCCATCAGCAGAGCCACGCCCGCAATCGGATACGCCACCGATACCTTGCCCGCATGGCGCAGATTGAAGAAATGGCGGATCAGCACACCAGCGGCCATGATCGCGGCCAGAATCAGCCAGCTATACGCATGGCCATAGGTCATCGCGTAATGGTTGCTGATCATGATGAGCAGCACCGGCAGCGTGAAGTAGTTGTTATGCACACTGCGCTGCTTGGCCTTCTTGCCATAGATCGGATCGGGCGATTTCCCCTCCTTCATCGCTTCCACCAGCTTGCGCTGGCCGGGAATGATCACGAACAGCACATTCCCCACCATCATGGTGCCGATCATCGCGCCCACATGGATATAGGCCGCGCGGCCGCTCAGCAGCTTGGTCAATACGAAGCCCGCCGCCACGATCAGCACGAACATCACCACGCCCAGCAAGCCTTCGCGCTGGCCCAGCGGCGATTTACAGAGCAGGTCGTACACCAGCCAGCCCAGGGCCAGCGTGCCAAGACCCACGCCCACCGCCTGCGCCGGGCTCAGATCGGCCACGCTGCGGTCGATCATCATGGCCGAAGCGTTGAAGTAGTAGACGATGAAGAGCATGGCGAAGCCGCTCAGCCAGGTGGCATAGGCTTCCCATTTGAACCAGTGCAGTTCGGCCGGCAGTTCGGCCGGCGCCACCAGGTACTTCTGCGGGTTGTAGAAGCCGCCGCCGTGCACGGCCCACAGCTCGCCCATCACGCCCTTCTTGGCGAGCGGACTGCCCGCTTGCGGCGGCCGGATCGAGTTGTCCAGCCAGACGAAGTAAAAGGAGGCGCCGATCCAGGCAATGCCGGTGATCAGGTGCAGCCAGCGCACCAAAAGGTTCAGCCACTCCACTCCATAGGGTCCGAATAGTGCTTCCATGTCTCTTCCATTTTGTTGTCCCATCTGCCTCTGCGGGCAATTCAGATGGCTGAGGA
This region includes:
- the hutH gene encoding histidine ammonia-lyase produces the protein MEKVIIDGFNLSAEQVLAVARAPHARVELAASSRAALKESRDYIESTWMHDEAPMMYSFNTGVGLLKDTRVKVEHIELFQTQLIKAHSAGMGEPFSEEVSRATMLLRANAFASNYSAPRVAVVDRLLAFINARIHPVMPQKGSVGASGDLAPLSYLAAAIAGFDEAEVMYDGRRMSAPEAIAKAGIDPVKFDLKAKDASALINGCTASLAVAVLAAHDARTLLSDACLSLGLTLEAMRAEMAAFDPRIQKARPHAGQIKTAAIVRKLLKGSTRTTHEARSVQLPDELRRTDIPYTARIQDVYSLRCAPQVYGPVFDALDYIDNIVDKEINSATDNPLIFGKDGGGFEIISGGNFHGQYLAQAMDLLAMAVTDLGSICERRVARLIDPTLSWGLPRNLMSGVRGVNTGYPVVQCSLSSLVMENRTLCMPGSVDSIPSKGNSEDHVSNSTWCARKAATVVENTRYIVGVEMLLAAQALSMTESLLPGFHLGQGTQAAYGEIRRQIPACLDGDRWFHNDIQTAYSFIASGSVRQAVVHAIGEFAEG
- a CDS encoding urate hydroxylase PuuD codes for the protein MEALFGPYGVEWLNLLVRWLHLITGIAWIGASFYFVWLDNSIRPPQAGSPLAKKGVMGELWAVHGGGFYNPQKYLVAPAELPAELHWFKWEAYATWLSGFAMLFIVYYFNASAMMIDRSVADLSPAQAVGVGLGTLALGWLVYDLLCKSPLGQREGLLGVVMFVLIVAAGFVLTKLLSGRAAYIHVGAMIGTMMVGNVLFVIIPGQRKLVEAMKEGKSPDPIYGKKAKQRSVHNNYFTLPVLLIMISNHYAMTYGHAYSWLILAAIMAAGVLIRHFFNLRHAGKVSVAYPIAGVALLMAVAIAIAPAPRKPAVAAAPSAGATGDARADTHADVHAGADGTALAAAGVASAAAASHPGIAKVQEVIQQRCASCHSAQPTQAGFASPPSGLMLQTPELTRQHAAKVYQRVVQSKDMPLANLTQMTDGERKLIGDWFESGAN